From Bacillota bacterium, one genomic window encodes:
- a CDS encoding SCP2 sterol-binding domain-containing protein: MVGADEMAGILEEFAGRFNANPQLVQMASGWERNLVVRATDAGWRLGLEVAGGRVRLLGDGATAAAQIVLEAESETLAAIFRGELSPTDPYLDGSLIVRSSEADMMKLDVFTLMVWGE; the protein is encoded by the coding sequence ATGGTGGGCGCCGATGAGATGGCGGGCATCCTGGAGGAGTTCGCCGGGCGCTTCAACGCCAACCCGCAGCTGGTGCAGATGGCTTCCGGATGGGAGCGGAACCTCGTGGTCCGCGCCACCGACGCCGGCTGGCGGCTGGGGCTGGAGGTGGCGGGCGGGAGGGTCCGCCTCCTGGGGGACGGCGCGACCGCCGCCGCGCAGATCGTGCTGGAGGCGGAGAGCGAGACGCTGGCGGCCATCTTCCGCGGCGAGCTCTCGCCCACCGACCCCTATCTGGACGGGAGCCTGATCGTCCGCTCCAGCGAGGCCGACATGATGAAGCTGGACGTCTTCACCCTGATGGTCTGGGGGGAGTAG
- a CDS encoding APC family permease, whose translation MAGFSAARGEAAGEPALRRVLRLRTVVSSSAGITFATSSFIAAAQVAASVGGDAAGWPVLLAGALTFLVAQSFAELNGMMPSAAAIRLYFRRAFRDDLALALSTLYMFVMILVLAAEAYVLAESLRVVLPGVPAAVWIVGLLLVALAANVRGLEIAGGLQDAITYGLVLSLFALAVLALGRVHFALPGLLHPGGAARLAQGTALGVFLFVGFEWVTPLAEEVTDDALIARGMSLAVLLLALVYAAVTTAMGHFLDAAELAAPAPQMRFALKALGGLGGLWMVAVSLAATGSTFNAGLTAASRFLYATAREGSLPGWLAAVHPRYFTPRNALLLLFALVLVASLLVTATAGFAAIVDTAAALEGVVYALASLAVIRLRRKEPETRRPYRAWGVPWLPALTGLLFAGLGVVAALTAGWPALLILGGGFALSGWYAGRLAPRLREAARQRRARARAARELPR comes from the coding sequence GTGGCCGGCTTCTCGGCGGCCCGCGGAGAGGCGGCCGGCGAGCCGGCGCTCCGCCGCGTCCTCCGCCTGCGGACCGTGGTGAGCAGCTCGGCCGGCATCACCTTCGCCACCTCCTCCTTCATCGCGGCGGCGCAGGTGGCCGCCTCGGTCGGCGGTGACGCGGCGGGCTGGCCGGTCCTGCTGGCGGGCGCCCTCACCTTCCTGGTGGCGCAGAGCTTCGCCGAGCTGAACGGCATGATGCCCTCCGCCGCCGCCATCCGGCTCTACTTCCGGCGCGCCTTCCGCGACGACCTGGCGCTGGCGCTGAGCACGCTCTACATGTTCGTCATGATCCTGGTCCTGGCCGCCGAGGCCTACGTGCTGGCGGAGTCGCTGCGCGTGGTCCTGCCCGGCGTGCCGGCGGCGGTCTGGATCGTGGGCCTCCTCCTGGTGGCGCTGGCGGCCAACGTCCGCGGGCTGGAGATCGCCGGCGGCCTCCAGGACGCCATCACCTACGGCCTGGTCCTCTCGCTCTTCGCGCTGGCGGTGCTGGCGCTGGGCCGCGTCCACTTCGCCCTGCCGGGCCTGCTCCACCCCGGCGGCGCGGCCCGGCTCGCGCAGGGGACGGCGCTGGGCGTCTTTCTCTTCGTCGGCTTCGAGTGGGTGACGCCGCTGGCCGAGGAAGTGACCGACGACGCGCTGATCGCGCGCGGCATGAGCCTGGCGGTGCTGCTCCTCGCCCTGGTCTACGCGGCCGTCACCACCGCCATGGGGCACTTCCTCGACGCGGCCGAGCTGGCCGCGCCGGCGCCGCAGATGCGTTTCGCCCTCAAGGCGCTGGGCGGCCTGGGCGGCCTCTGGATGGTGGCCGTCTCGCTGGCGGCCACGGGCAGCACCTTCAACGCCGGCCTGACGGCCGCCTCGCGCTTCCTCTACGCCACGGCGCGCGAGGGCTCGCTCCCGGGCTGGCTGGCCGCCGTCCACCCGCGCTACTTCACGCCGCGCAACGCCCTCCTCCTCCTCTTCGCCCTGGTGCTGGTCGCCTCGCTGCTGGTCACCGCCACCGCCGGCTTCGCGGCCATCGTGGACACGGCGGCGGCGCTAGAGGGCGTCGTCTACGCCCTCGCCTCCCTGGCGGTCATCCGGCTCAGGCGGAAGGAGCCGGAGACGCGCCGGCCCTACCGCGCCTGGGGCGTCCCCTGGCTTCCGGCGCTGACCGGCCTGCTCTTCGCCGGCCTCGGGGTAGTGGCGGCGCTGACCGCCGGCTGGCCCGCCCTTCTCATCCTGGGCGGCGGCTTCGCCCTCAGCGGGTGGTACGCAGGCCGCCTGGCGCCGCGCCTGCGCGAGGCGGC